Proteins encoded together in one Carya illinoinensis cultivar Pawnee chromosome 3, C.illinoinensisPawnee_v1, whole genome shotgun sequence window:
- the LOC122304452 gene encoding gibberellin 2-beta-dioxygenase-like: MVVLSQPAALDDYSLIQTHKPPDLFTGIPVVDLSDPNVKTLIAKALEFGIFKVVNQGFPVEFMKKLEAEALRFFNLPQSKKDSVGPPDLFGYGSKRIGPNGDVGWIEYILLNTNPEVISHKSFFIFQENPVIFR, from the coding sequence ATGGTGGTTCTTTCTCAGCCTGCAGCATTAGACGACTACTCTTTGATACAGACACACAAGCCCCCTGACTTGTTCACTGGAATTCCAGTGGTGGACCTCTCAGACCCTAATGTCAAGACCCTTATAGCTAAGGCCTTGGAATTTGGGATCTTCAAGGTGGTGAATCAAGGATTCCCAGTGGAGTTCATGAAAAAGCTGGAAGCTGAAGCCCTCAGGTTCTTCAACTTACCCCAGTCTAAGAAAGACAGCGTTGGCCCTCCTGACCTATTTGGCTATGGCAGCAAGAGAATCGGTCCCAACGGTGACGTGGGTTGGATTGAATATATCCTCCTTAACACTAATCCTGAAGTCATCTCCCACAagtcatttttcattttccagGAAAACCCAGTAATATTTCGGTAA